Within Montipora foliosa isolate CH-2021 chromosome 3, ASM3666993v2, whole genome shotgun sequence, the genomic segment TCCGACTGAGAATACCGCAGCTGTCAACCGTGAACCTGACCTCCGGCCGAGACGTTCAACCAGAGACCGCCGTGTCCCTGCCTGGATGGGAGACTTCCTTTTAGGGGAGGACATTGATAACGCCCTTCCTCCACTAGGGAGGGGCTGTGTGTAACGTTGCTAAGAGACTAGTCTAGCCTCGCCCCAGGACTTCGGGGCGAGAATCACGTGCGGTTCGTTGGGAAAGTGTAGACGGCCATTTTGGGCTGTgcagttgttgtagttgtttcGAGACGTTATTAAAGAAGAGTTTGATCTCTGTTACAGGTTCAATTCTCTCGAATTTTGAATCTTTCTTATAGATTGAATAAAACAACATAAAAACTATACGATTCCGTATCCAGTCATTCATCCGATAACCATTTTCCCTTGGAACAAAAACATTCGATTTCTATTTGTTGAGACGTTGGACTGAGGGATATGGTTGATGGTTCCCACGTGCTTTGACCTGTGTGGAAAGTAGACCCGCAGCCCGATAATGGCCAAAGAAGAGTTgaaaaaagcgaagaaaatgCGGAGGAACGCAAAAGCAGCCCTCACAAGATGTGGTAACTGGTTGAATAATGTAATTGAAGTTAAAAGACCAGGATCAGAGGTAATAGACGCCTTAGATAAAGTCTAGAAAGCGTACAATGAGCTGGTAGTCAAGCATGAAGACTACACGAAACTCATAGATGATGATACACAGTTTGAAGAAGCGGAAAATTGGATGGAAGGATGCCAGGATTTCTTCATGACCTATGTAATGCGAGCTAAGATGTATTTTGAAAGTCTAGTAAGCCAAGAAATCCAAACTTTAGAAAGTAATGCAACCACTAAAAGAACTGCGAGTAAGGAGACAAACCCCGTCGGAATTTCAAGTATGCAATCTGGAATGGATGTGGTTTCCGGTTCCACCCCTCATGATAATGAACAGAACTCTATTGTTGATGCCGGGCAGGAAAACTCAACACCACCCCTAAATAGTGAAGATAATAGTGTTAATGAGATTGTACAAGTTCCAAATCTCGTTAGTGATCCCAGTACTTCGTTACGCCAGTTACGCCTGTGGTTTTAAGATGGAGAAGCCAAAGTTGCCAAAGTTCGCCGGTGACGTGAGAGAGAACGCAATTTTTAAAGCAGACTTCAAACATGCAATTGAAGCCCGGTACACCAAACGAGACTCAATCACGTTTTTACGCACGTGTCTCCACGGAAAGCCGGTAGATTTAATTAAAGGGATTGGCACCGACCACGACGCCGCTTGGGAATATTTGGATTCAATTTACGGCGATCCGCGTTTCGTCTCGGACACCATAACTGCAAAACGGAGAAGATGCTAGATTTTGTGATCTAACACACTTAGTAAGGCGCTATTTTAAACACTCTCAAGGAAGTGGGCGTTCCCAGCAATATGGATAATAGCCACATGTTGTCCATTATTGAACAAAAAATGTGTACTGACAATCGGAAAGTGTGGTCTAGAGAACTGGAACGAGACGGAAAGAAGGCGACATTACAAGGATTCATAGACTGGATGACAGTGGAGATGAAGTCACGCATGCGTGCAACAGCTTTCACCATTGACGGTAAGCCACTTGATTCTGTTTTTTCTCACAAGGTTCTGGGTTTAACCCTTCAATCAGATCTTCGCTGGAATGCACATGTGGATTCTATTGTGCCTAAAGCTGCCAAGCGACTTTATATTCTCCGTATTCTCAGATGTTCTAATAAGAGCACAACCGATCTTGTTACTGTTTATGTCACTCTCATTAGACCTCTTCTTGAATATGGGTGTATTGTTTGGCACTTCTGCCTTCCTTTATTTCTTAGTGATAGGTTGGAGTTTATTCAAAAAAGAGCCCTTAGGATTATCCTTCCTCACAACTCCTATGCGTCAGCTTTAGAGGCACTGAATTTACCAAGTCTTCTTCTGCGTCGTGAGTCCTTGTGCTctaaaagttttttcaagttaactAGTCTTGCTAATCCACGTTTCATACCCCTGCTCCCTCCCCGGCGCCGTGATGCTAATGACTCTGCTATTTCTCTGCGCAACTCTTCTAATTTTACACTCCCGGCAGTGCGTACTGAGCGTTTCAAACGTAGCTTTATCCCATCTATGCTTTTTAGCCAATAAATAGTGTACATTACTtggattttaatttattacgatacctttgtttgtaaatatttattttgaacctTGCTTGTAAGTCAGTTGGTTTTCAATACTTGTATTGCTAGAACTGATAATATTGAATAAaccgattattattattaacagcGCCATTGAGAACCGGTTCAAGCACCCGTTCAGTTAACCATTTCCTGAAAGATGACAGCAGTAAAAGCAACGCAACATGGCACAAATGTTGGATGTGTCGAAACTCAGCCCATTGGCCAGACCAATGTCAGAAGTTCGCTGCTCTTAGTGTCGACGAGCGACCCAAAATTGCCAAAGAGAATCACGTGTGCTTTGGATGCCTTAGAAGGGCCGGAAGAGAACACAGAATGGAAACTTGCTCCCGAAGACAACGTTGCACAAAACAGGAAAACGGAAAACAATGCGAACATTATCACCATCCACTCCTACACAAAAGCAACGCGATCAGATTAGGCGTAGCAGCTTCTTCCAGTTATCTCAGCAATCATTCACGGTCAGAACGGAATTCAGAAAAAGGGAAACATCCTCCTCGATACTGGCGCTCAAGTAAGTCTTATCCGGTCCGACATTGCGGAGTTACTTGGACTCAAAGGGACACCTCTGTAACCATAGCAAAAGTCGGTGGAGAAGAGGAAACCATAAGAACAAAGGAATACAGAGTACCTGTCAGTTCTGGAGATGACCACAAGAAGTATTCGATAACTGCTATTGGGATCCCAAACATCAGTGATGACGTTGCTCCAGCTCCTATTACACAGATCACCGAACTCCTGGGACTGTCAAGCGAGAAGATCAGACGTGGAAGGGGACCGATTGATATCCTCATAGGCATTGACCATGCTAACATGCGCACAGGCCAAACGAGACAAGCAGGGGAGCTTGTAGCAAGACAAACACCACTGGGATGGGTAGTGTTTGGAGGCTCGTCAGGAAACACTCAACCAGCGAGTCGCATAATGTTTGTCAAGTACGCTACACCCGTAGACTTATCTGATTTTTGGAAAACGGAGTCCATGGGGGTCGAGGTAAAACCATGCGTCTGTGAAGCAGGCAAGCTGAGCCAAGTGGAAAGAGAAGAAGCCGAAGTCATCAGCAAGTCTTGTCAAAAAATTGGACAGCAGTGGATGATTCCATATCCTTGGAAGAAGGATCCGAAATCTCTTCCTAATAACAGATCGCTAGCACTGAAACGGTTAGAAGGAACCGAACGTCGCCTAAAGTCGAACTTGAATCAAGCCAAGGCATATGAGGAGCAGATAACCGAAATggtgaagatgaatttttgcagGAAGTTATCAGAAGACGAGGTGAAGAATTACAAGGGCCCTGTACACTACATACCGCACCACGCAGTAATCAGACCAGAAAAGAAAAGCACGCCCGTTCGTATCGTTCGTTTTTAATTCGTCTTCCGTGTTCCAAGGTCATAAATTGAATGACTATTGGATGAAGGGTCCAGACTTGCTGAACAACCTCTTTGGCGTAGTCCCGCGTTTTAGAGAAAGAGAGGTCGCTCTGGTCGAAGATATATCGAAGATGTACCATCGCATCTTAATACACGAACGAGATCAGCATGTTCATCGTTTCTTATGGAGAAACCCGCAAACCAGATGTGTATGTCAAAACTGTGCTCACCTTTGGTGATAAACCGGCTCCAGCGATGGCACAGACAGCACTGAGGAAAACGGTAGAAGGAAGCAAGATCACCCACCCTAAGGTAGCCGAAGTCGTAACGAAAAACGCTTATATGGACGATATTTGCGATTCTGTTGACACAGTAATGgaagcaaaacagcaaactgAGGATATAGACACCGTTTTAGAGAAAGTTGGTTTCAAAGTTAAAGGTTGGATCTCCAACAAGCCCTTAAGAAGCCCAAGTCAGAATGAGAAGAGGGAAATGGAAACGATGTTTCAAGGATCAATTGAAGAGAATGTTCTGGGCATTACGTGGAACAATCAGTCAGACACGTTATCGTTCAAGGTGAACTTTGAACTAATAAGCCGAATTATAGAAGCTGAACAACGACAACCCAAGATTAAGTTAACGAAGAGATTGTTACTAAGTCAGATCGCTCGGATCTACGATCCCGTTGGATTCGCCGCGGCATTCCTTATAAGGGCCAAGATTGGAATGCAAGTTCTTTGGCAAACTGGAGTCGACTGGGACGAAGAACCCCCGCCTACGATCCATTACAAGTGGATCGAACTGTTCAAAGAGATGAAGGAGCTTAGCAAGATAACCTTTCAGAGAAGTTTGTGCTGTGCGAATGCAACCAAACCGCCAATGCTGTGCGTATTCTCAGATGCGTCACAAGATGCCTTTGAAACTTGTGCATACATCCGCCAGAGAACAAATGGTGACAAGTACCAGGTCAGATTGATTGCAGCGAAGTCACGAGACGCACCCTTGAAACAATTAAGTATACCGCGATTGGAACTACAGGCCGCAGTCCTCGCTTCCCGTCTAGCCAAGAAAATAGAGCAAGAGTCCAGGCTACAATTCAAATCCGTGAAGCTTTTCACTGATAGTTCGATAACGCTTGTTTGGCTACAAAGCCCTTCACGTAGCTTCAAGCCATTTGTGTCCTCGCGTGTCGGAGAAATCCAGAGCTTTGAACCTTGAACTTTGAACTTTGaatttaagtaaaacaaaatacCTAGTTTTCCAACCGAGACAAAAAGTTAATTCTAACTTACACCCTCCTCTAAAAATTGCCGATCAATATCTTGAGCAGTCGTACAACATTAAATACTTAGGATTAGTTCTTGATTGCTTTTTGTCTTGGAAAGATCACATTGACCATATTAGTAGTAAAATCAGCAAAAGTGTAAATATCATCGCAAAACTGAAACGACATGTAACAAAGCAGTCTTTGATAAGTATCTACTACGCACTTGTCTACCCCTATTTAAACTACGCCTGCATTCTGTGGGGTAATAATTACGAAGCTCCAGTATCACAATTGGTAAAGCTGCAAAACCAAGCTGTAAGAGTTATTAATAATGTTTCACTTCGAGATCATATTACGCCTCATTATGTAAACCTTGGCCTGATTAAGCTCCCTGACATTGTTAAGTTAAATACCTGCCAACTGATTTATGATCACTTAGTAGATAAAAAGCCATCTAATTTCACGTTGGCCTTTGTATCTGAGCAATATAATTATGATACAAGAAGTGCATCCCTGCAACACCTAAATCCTAGTAGCTTTAGAATAAATATACGAAAATTCTGTCCAACAGTTATAGGATGTTACTATTGGAATGATATTCCCTTATCTATACGTGAAAAGACAACTAAAAAATCGTTCAAAAGAGCACTTTTCAACTATTATCTTGCTCAGTATTAATCATCGTCACGCCGACTCTCCaatgttatatatatataaccgtacatcctgtgcccaagttcaggagttgccataaagccattatggtaacaaccgggagggcacattgtatacatattgtatatatatatatatatatatatatatatatatatatataaataaatgtgggggtcgagtcaaccttggcgtaaagtgctcaatgctgtggtagcagagctaagtatacataaattgaaagattaaagaggacgcatcgattctctgttcctctttaatctttcaatttatgtatatatatatatatatatatatatatatatatatatatatatctagctgatcttatgaaaaccgggtccttcccacgtatcttaatttgtctttaaattagactagaatagatgggacggttatattttgtcagtaactagactctaaccttttcattgacaacatcttttaatttaagaagtcagagtcattgtcatttggcaagttgtgacttggacctggaaatttaaacaaaaaatgtatatgtgtgagaaaaaggctaatatcatcagccattaaggcagttaaggccattaatatgtctgctatatttcgaactaatctttcaaacatcactaaggtgacttcagaagaagtaatatttaatatctcatggaagccttacccagcacgtggagattttctttcctcaccctcccatagagaggtctagtgagttgttttggctatggactaacacctcacacttgttagacttgcatgcgacaagccatgacccagccccccctaggaatttaaagctcaccgtcagtgcaactgctgccaaaggcagcagttgcactttggattttgcagccaagtttgaccttgttttcaaaacttcagctatatatctcacataaatcagacatcttgttttggcattggatatctttaactgtttttcagaccctataggtcatcatttactttcctcaccctcccatagagaggtctagtgagttgttttggctatggactaacacctcacacttgttagacttgcatgcgacaagccatgacgcagccccccctaggaatttaaagctcaccgtcagtgcaactgctgccaaaggcagcagttgcactttggattttgcagccaagtttgaccttgttttcaaaacttcagctatatatctcacataaatcagacatctcgttttagcattggatatatttttaactgaaatcaattttttcacataaattcaagaaattattaaacaatgctcatatttctgttgcctatgctgccaaagtttacttccaaacactgacattatttgtcaaaccaaagtgctggcatttcctcaaatcaattatctcacataaatcagacatcttgttttagcattggatatatctttaactgaaatcaattgtctcacataaattcaagaaattattaaacaatgctcatatttctgttgCCTATGCTACCAAATTTTACTTGATGTTATTTGTCCAACCAAAGTGCATGCATTTCCTCAAATtaattatctcacataaatgcAACAACTTGTGTTAACATTGGGCAATTCTCTCTCTtgcctatatacatgtatgctccCACTCTgagtttatttgtcatttcCTTAAGTGAATTATGTCACATAAATCCAAAAGATTCTTCAAGGATGGGCTAAAATGTTTCTCTTatcttatatttttaaatatatgtttttaaatttttcttccaGACACTGAGTTTATTTGTCTGAGTTTATTGCATCATGTTGTTGTCTGAAGACGAGTTAAAGGGGAAAACCGCTAGCTTTTTGTTTGTGTCCGCGTCTGAAAAACGCAATTTCTCAAGCTCCGTACTacttaggcagcgtttacatgAACGGGGTTTGATTTGTAGCCGCATCGGTTTTTGATGTGGTTACTCCTTCTGTTTACACTACACAGATCGGGACTGTTACTGAAACCgggtcgatttgaaaacgctgccaaaagtggagatTTTTCAAAAGGTGAAGGTTTCGTCTGTCATGTGAAGTTCGAAACCgtatcgatttgaatacggttactactttggcgcgaaaatttgcattgttcgattcaaaatggtgaatttagcGGGTAATGCAGCGCTCTCTTGTAACATCACGAcctggattttctggcgaaaaacGTTCCGTGGAAACACTTCCGAACCGCATCGATTCTGACGGAGCTTCCAAGTCGTGAAATTATGTCAATATGAAAGTGCATTTGTGtaaaatacagtacatgtacagtatacaGAAGTGCGGTCAAAAAAATCTGTCTGTACATTTGAAGAAAATGATAGATATTACATTTAAACGGAGTAAATGTTGTAAATCTGCTTAGATCGTAAGCTTAGTTTAAATAAATAGCGAAATTCTTACCTTCAGGGCTACACACGACAAGCGTCTTTGTTGCTATTTCAACTCTTCTCTCGTCTTAGATTTGGTTGATTTCCCGCCCTTTTCGTGCCAACCGGATAAATATCACATAAAAGGTCATAAAACCTTAAGGGAAATATGGAAACTCGCAGACGTAGCGTTTGTCATCCTTAAGTGACATAAAGTTACGGGTGAACCGTTGTTCTTTCGTAAAATTGGCTTAATGACACAATGGAGAGAGACGATCGTTTTGGTCATGGCCGAACGAACCCAAAGGGATGACACATTCTTTTCATCTTTGCTCAACCAGGCGCACTTTCCAGCCCATTTTGCCTCCCGCCTTCCGTTATTATGTCTTGAAACAAAACGTGGCAAACACGAACACCCATTCTTGGCAATTTGAATTAGCAATATGCCCCAGGAGAACTCCACGAACAAAATGGAGTACAGGCGGATAAGTAATTCATCGCACTCTTGTCACGCAGTGTTACGTgacaaaaaaacttgttattcGCAAAATTCAGTTAGCACATGGCACCTGCAAAATTACAGTGGTTTGGCAAACAGAAAGAAAGGCACAAAAGAAAGACACTGtcgttttaaataaattaaggaAAGTTTCGATATCCCATAAAACATTTTCGCAGCGTTCAAAGAATTTTATCGTTTTTTGTTCTAGAATTTCACACGCTGTTATGAGAATTTTTTAGTCACATTCTTTATTTTACTAATGCGTGTTTCATTCATGGTAAAATTGCAACGTGCCAAGGAAGCgtctttttataaaaaaatatttttaaaaagaaaatccaCAAAAGCAATTGAGGGTTTAGAGTTTTTAAAAACTGGTTTTCTTGCAATTGCTAAGTGAAGATTTACCAAGCCACGCCCGCCCCAGAGGAATTATCCAGCAATAAAAGTGCATTGCTTCAAGGTTACTGGACTTCACTCGaacattgacaaaaaaaaataatttgcctttgcCTTGTCTACCCTGTATAAGCCAAAGGAGAACGTTTCTCATTCAGATTTTTCATAAGTTAACTACGCATTCTTTTCGATATTCACACAACTGACTTTTAATTCTCACGGTATctagggtgcttaccatttagccaaaaaatccggaaatttcggtttgaggtcaaatgaaaaggcaattttccg encodes:
- the LOC137996127 gene encoding uncharacterized protein, whose product is MFIVSYGETRKPDVYVKTVLTFGDKPAPAMAQTALRKTVEGSKITHPKVAEVVTKNAYMDDICDSVDTVMEAKQQTEDIDTVLEKVGFKVKGWISNKPLRSPSQNEKREMETMFQGSIEENVLGITWNNQSDTLSFKVNFELISRIIEAEQRQPKIKLTKRLLLSQIARIYDPVGFAAAFLIRAKIGMQVLWQTGVDWDEEPPPTIHYKWIELFKEMKELSKITFQRSLCCANATKPPMLCVFSDASQDAFETCAYIRQRTNGDKYQVRLIAAKSRDAPLKQLSIPRLELQAAVLASRLAKKIEQESRLQFKSVKLFTDSSITLVWLQSPSRSFKPFVSSRVGEIQSFEP